The Campylobacter concisus genome includes the window GGGTACTGGCCTTCTATTATGCCCTGCATAGATTTTTGTCTATGTGGTGGTAATGGATAATGTATTTCGGTTTTTACTTCATTTTCAAGAAGATAATTTTTTAGTTCATCTCTATTTTTATGTCTAACATTGAATATATGATAAACATCAAAATAATCCCTATCCACAACAGGTTTTATAAACCTATCATCCAAATTTTCTATATAGATTTTTGCTAGCTCTCTTTTATGATTTGTAATTTCATCTAAAATTTCAAGTTTGGCTGATAAAAAGCCAGCTTGAATTTCATCTAATCTTGAGTTATAGCCTAGTTCATCATTATAGTATTTTATAGCAGAGCCGTAGTTTCTAAGAGATCGAAATATCTTTGCTAAATTCTCATCATTTGTAGTGATAGCTCCGGCATCACCCAATGCCCCTAAATTTTTTGTTGGATAAAAACTAAAACATCCTATACCAAAACTACCAACAATTTTGTTCTTAAATTTAGCTCCGTGCGCCTGTGCCACATCTTCGATTATCTTTAAATCATACTTATTTGCAATAGAGCAAATTTTATCCATATCACAAGCTTTGCCATATAGATGTACGACTATAATCGCTCTTGTGTTTTTAGTTATTTTTTCTTCAATTCTATTTGGATCTATATTATATGTATTTATATCAGGCTCAACCAAAATAGGTTTAAATCCATTTCTAACAATTGCCAAAATAGTTGCTATATACGTATTAGACGGTACTATTATCTCACTATTTTTAGGAAAATTACATGCGTCTATCGCCAAGATTAGAGCATCAAGGCCGCTTGCAACCCCTATGCAGTGTCTTACATTACAAAAAGAGGCAAAACTTTCTTCAAATTTTTTTACTTGATCTCCTAGAATAAACCAACCGCTATTTAGGAAATCATTAAAACTCTCTTTATACTTATTAAATAACTTTTCATTCGCTAGTTTTAAATTTTCGTACTCAATCATTCAATACTCCTCGCTAACATAATCATCTTTATTATAAAACTCTGAGGCAAAAACTAACAGAGTAGAGCCTTTCGTAAATTTATCCATAGTATGCCAATCTTCTGGCTTGAGCAACAAGCACTTTGAAGGGCTATCTAGTAAAAATATTTCTTTTTTTAGTCCGTCGTTGACATATACTTCGCAACTTCCATCAAGACATATTAAAGCTTGGATAGTCTTTTTATGCCTATGGCCGCCCCTTTTTTGAGTCACGCCATATATGCAATAAAATCTCTTTATCTCAAATGGAAGTAGCTTTTCCATGACAGTAAGCCCACCTCTTTCATCTTTAAATGTTGGCAAATCGATAACATAAGCCATTCATAGTCCTAAAATATATTTTTTATCATAAACATTATAAGTATTTTTTATCAATCTTTTAACTTTTACAAGTGGTGTTTTCCAGCTTTTTTTAAGTTTTATAGTACCATGAAAATCATATTTATACCCTAGCTCTTCCAGCCTGCCTTTTATATCTTCTAAATGAGATAGATATGGCTTGTATAAATTTTTTAAATCAAATTTTCTTAGTTTATAGCTTCCAAATTCTAATTTATTATTTTCTAAAAACTTAAAACCATGAAAATGATAAAAAATTAGCTCAAATTCTTTTTTAGAAAGATCATATTGTTGGATATTCCAGGGCGCAACCCCACCGCCTAAATTTTTTAAAGAGTAGACTCCGTTAAATCTATTTAACCAATCATCTAAATATTTTTGATCGCCGAATTTGCCATTTTCAAACCTAGCATAGCACCACTCATTACAAGCATTTCTCCACCAGTTTAGTACTTCCATTCCATTTTTATCATTTTTAAAAGTCATAAACTGTACGCAGTAAATCCCGCTAGTTTTACTTTGATCATATTCTTTAGTATATCTATGCTCTGTGATTAAAACAGACTTTTCACCCAGCTCCTCGATGAGTACGGCTGGATTTGAGAAAAAATATAAATCTGCATCAAGATACGTACAACTACTAAGATTATATTTTTCTATGCAGTACTTAATAATCGAAGGTGTACAAGTCCAGCAATATTCGCCTGGTGTTCTACTTTTTTTTATATTTAAAAGTTCATCATCTTCAAATTCTTCAAGCTGAATTATTGTTGCTGCTTCTAATTTTAACTCTTTTAGAACTTTGCAGCTTCTATCATCAAAAGAAAAAATATATAGATGAAATTTATCGCTATTCTTTTTAAGGGACTCATACATAGCTAAGCCACGAGTTAGATAATTGCTATCAAAAAGAGTACAGTAGTTATATGTCATTTAAAGTCCTTTTAAAATATATCCTTTGAAATAGTAATCTTCACACTTCCCGTCTAAGGCATCATACTCTTCAACAACAACATATCCCTGGTCTTTTAAAAAAAGCAATAACTCGTTTTCTTCAAAAAACCAGCATGGGTAACTGGCATCATAAATTTGAGGTGGAACCATTTGTAGTCTGATTTGCCTCTTTTTTGCAAAAGGAGTTCTATCTATCAAAATAAAATCAAAACTATTTTTTAATATACTCTTCATCAATTCATAAGGCTTTTCAATATACTGTAAAACACTTGATAAAACTAAAATATTTGGATTCTGTTCTTTCTTACAAGTTTCTATATCATAATAGAATTTTAGCCTACTATCTTTAAAATCTTTTTTACCAACGTCAACAAAATGCTTTTGCTCAACAATACTCCAAGAAACTTCATCAATTTCATCTAAGAATTTTTTATTTTGAAAATAGGTGCTTCCTAAACTTCCACCAAAGTCAAGCACCCTAAGCTCTCCTTTGGATTTTACACAAGCATACATTAGTCCAGCTAGTAGTGGCCAAGAATATTGGATCTTATCAAATATTACGCTGTCTCTCTCAAAGACAGCTTCTTTGTTTTTAACCTTTAAAAGAGAGGCTCTGACCTTTTGGAGTATTTCTTTGCTATCATAGCCAATGGATACCTTTTTGGCTTCTTCCCAAGTACTATAGCTACCCTTCCAGCCGTACTTGTTTGGCCTTAATCTCTTTAGAAGATTACACAAAATGGGTGGAATTAAACTCTTAATAAATTGTCTCATAATTTAATTAGTCTCTTTACTTTTAATAATATTCTTTGTATCAAATTTGGATTTATTTTCTTAAAAAATATCTCAAATTTTTTTCTAGCAGTTAAATCTTCTTTAATGTCTATTTTATCAATTACAATGTTTTTATTTAAATCTATATCAAATAAATTAGTTTTAATCTTGCAATGGGTTGCCTGACTATCAAATCCAATATTTTGAACATAGCTTTTTCCTGGGTAAAGAGTTAACATGCCATTTAAGAAGGTACTAGCATACCATCTAATAGCCCATGAATTATTTTTTCCTACAATTTGAGACTTTAGCATCTTGACAAATCCATAGCTACCATTAAAATCTATCTCTTTTTCAAGCTTTAGTTTTCTTATTTCATCTAATAACTTTTGTCCATTTGGCTCAAAAATACTCCATTTATCACTCCAAGTGGCCCATCCCCAACAATCAGCTCCCTTGATAAAAAAAGTTTCAGGAAGGCTATCTATAGGATAAATATATCCGTGAATAGAAGCAACTCTTGGCTCGTCCTTGTATAGCTCTAATCCTTTGTTCATAAAACTTAAAAAATAAGGACTTGTGATCAAATCATCTTCAAGAACTATTATCCTACCATACTCGTTTACAATCTTTGTAACACCGTCTATTATATTGCTAGCCAGACCAAAATTTCTTTCTCTTTGTATTATGGTAACCTTTTTAAATCCATTTACTTTTTTTATATATTCTCTTACTTCTGCAACTTTTATTTCATCATTTCGACTTTTGGCTGCATCTGAGTATATAAATATTTCACTTTGATTAGCCAGCTCATTCGCTAATAAGGCTTCTAATGTTTGTTTGGTATGATCAAGACGATTATATACAAATAATACTATGGGTGCTAAATTATCCAACTTTAAGCTATCCTTCCGTTTCTGAATCATAATGTATAACTTTTATATTTTTAATAAACTCTTTAGTATAGTTTTTGCAATAAGCACTTTTACTCCATTATATATAAATAGTTAATTTTATATATTTTTAAATGTTATTCTGATTGTCTACCAATTTAAAATAACTACTTTTGATTTTTTAAATCTTATCCCTAGTTTATTGTTTTTTATTTTTAGTTCTAAATATTAATCTAGAAAATTATTTAAAAATTCAA containing:
- a CDS encoding aminotransferase, translated to MIEYENLKLANEKLFNKYKESFNDFLNSGWFILGDQVKKFEESFASFCNVRHCIGVASGLDALILAIDACNFPKNSEIIVPSNTYIATILAIVRNGFKPILVEPDINTYNIDPNRIEEKITKNTRAIIVVHLYGKACDMDKICSIANKYDLKIIEDVAQAHGAKFKNKIVGSFGIGCFSFYPTKNLGALGDAGAITTNDENLAKIFRSLRNYGSAIKYYNDELGYNSRLDEIQAGFLSAKLEILDEITNHKRELAKIYIENLDDRFIKPVVDRDYFDVYHIFNVRHKNRDELKNYLLENEVKTEIHYPLPPHRQKSMQGIIEGQYPISEEIHNTTLSLPISYFHKEEDILKICDIMNRWHK
- a CDS encoding glycosyl transferase gives rise to the protein MTYNYCTLFDSNYLTRGLAMYESLKKNSDKFHLYIFSFDDRSCKVLKELKLEAATIIQLEEFEDDELLNIKKSRTPGEYCWTCTPSIIKYCIEKYNLSSCTYLDADLYFFSNPAVLIEELGEKSVLITEHRYTKEYDQSKTSGIYCVQFMTFKNDKNGMEVLNWWRNACNEWCYARFENGKFGDQKYLDDWLNRFNGVYSLKNLGGGVAPWNIQQYDLSKKEFELIFYHFHGFKFLENNKLEFGSYKLRKFDLKNLYKPYLSHLEDIKGRLEELGYKYDFHGTIKLKKSWKTPLVKVKRLIKNTYNVYDKKYILGL
- a CDS encoding glycosyl transferase — translated: MIQKRKDSLKLDNLAPIVLFVYNRLDHTKQTLEALLANELANQSEIFIYSDAAKSRNDEIKVAEVREYIKKVNGFKKVTIIQRERNFGLASNIIDGVTKIVNEYGRIIVLEDDLITSPYFLSFMNKGLELYKDEPRVASIHGYIYPIDSLPETFFIKGADCWGWATWSDKWSIFEPNGQKLLDEIRKLKLEKEIDFNGSYGFVKMLKSQIVGKNNSWAIRWYASTFLNGMLTLYPGKSYVQNIGFDSQATHCKIKTNLFDIDLNKNIVIDKIDIKEDLTARKKFEIFFKKINPNLIQRILLKVKRLIKL